A stretch of Oryza brachyantha chromosome 4, ObraRS2, whole genome shotgun sequence DNA encodes these proteins:
- the LOC102721155 gene encoding MADS-box transcription factor 25 has product MGRGKIAIKRIDNTTNRQVTFSKRRGGLMKKARELAVLCDADVGLIVFSCTGRLYDFASSSMKSIIERYQEAGEEHCRLLNPTSEAKFWQREVTTLRQQVQNLHQNNRQILGEELSNFTIRDLQLLQNQVEMSLHSIRKTKDQLLAEEILELNQKGSVVQKENIELRKKFDIAHQHNIELHKKLKYGESSSGEQATSTNSKDPGESSTRRDSHVHIDLEMSQKGLEDE; this is encoded by the exons ATGGGGAGAGGGAAGATCGCGATCAAGAGGATCGACAACACGACGAACCGGCAGGTGACGTTCTCGAAGCGGCGGGGCGGGCTGATGAAGAAGGCCAGGGAGCTCGCCGTCCTCTGCGACGCCGACGTCGGCCTCATCGTCTTCTCCTGCACCGGCCGCCTCTACGACTTCGCCAGTTCAAG CATGAAATCAATAATAGAGCGGTACCAGGAGGCAGGAGAGGAGCATTGTCGGCTGCTGAATCCAACGTCCGAGGCAAAG TTTTGGCAGAGGGAGGTTACAACTTTGAGGCAGCAAGTGCAAAACTTACACCAAAACAACAG GCAAATTTTGGGAGAGGAACTTTCAAACTTCACAATTAGAGATCTGCAGCTTCTCCAGAACCAAGTTGAGATGAGCCTACATTCAATAAGAAAGACAAAG GATCAACTTTTGGCAGAGGAGATTCTAGAACTCAACCAAAAG GGATCTGTTGTCCAAAAGGAGAATATTGAACTTCGCAAGAAGTTCGACATTGCTCACCAGCACAACATAGAATTACACAAGAAG CTTAAATATGGAGAAAGCTCGTCAGGTGAGCAAGCTACCAGCACAAACTCAAAGGATCCTGGAGAATCGAGTACACGCCGTGATTCACATGTGCATATTGATCTTGAAATGAGCCAAAAGGGGCTTGAGGATGAATAA
- the LOC102713736 gene encoding elongator complex protein 5-like, protein MSEAVARCLRDGRLDGEHAPALAVGSTLRCSPLAARAMLHLAAAVASHAAAGKAQARGLVIVAFDRSPEVYLDFMRRRGLDQNALNRCVHILDCYSDPIGWKEKIRSQQQHESSVDLCATNKANVIVFRNVKDVDKLLCSSIDLGRGFEGTGKICFSIAVDSISSMLRHASVSSISSFLSNLRSHDQISSIFWLIHSDLHEPKFSRAFECLTTMVASLEPAVVDSVHEEEIPGDVSFLEENYSKAKFYVRLKRRNGRVKHLYEELHVEGNEVRFVSMPSVSTEVNQSLLPKVQFNLELSEKERSDRANVVLPFEHQGKGEPIRIYDGRRSLPEDQRDPNLTASALLDEVPKSATPKGEIHYIRDSDDEQPDSDEDPDDDLDI, encoded by the exons ATGTCGGAGGCGGTTGCGAGGTGCCTCCGGGACGGGCGCCTCGACGGAGAGCACGCTCCGGCGCTGGCCGTGGGGAGTACTCTCCGGTGCAgcccgctcgccgctcgcgccATGCTCCAcctcgcggccgccgtcgcctcccaCGCTGCCGCAGGGAAGGCGCAGGCGAG GGGATTGGTGATCGTGGCGTTTGATCGGAGCCCGGAGGTGTATCTCGACTTTATGCGGCGCCGCGGCCTTGACCAAAATGCTTTGAATCGATG TGTTCACATACTGGATTGCTATTCGGACCCAATTGGATGGAAGGAGAAGATTAGAAGTCAGCAGCAACATGAAAGTAGTGTGGATCTGTGCGCAACGAACAAAGCGAACGTCATAGTTTTCAGAAATGTGAAGGACGTTGATAAATTGCTATGCTCCAGTATTGATCTTGGAAGAG GGTTTGAAGGAACGGGGAAAATCTGTTTTTCAATTGCTGTTGATTCG ATTAGCTCTATGTTAAGGCATGCTTCAGTGTCATCAATTTCAAGCTTCCTTAGTAATCTTCGAAGCCatg ATCAAATATCATCAATCTTCTGGCTTATACATTCAGACCTCCATGAACCAAAATTTTCGCGTGCTTTTGAATGTCTCACTACCATGGTTGCTTCATTAGAGCCAGCTGTGGTTGATTCCGTTCACGAGGAAGAAATTCCAGGGGATGTGTCTTTCCTCGAGGAAAATTATTCTAAAGCCAAGTTTTATGTACGCCTTAAACGACGGAATGGACGGGTGAAGCACCTT TATGAGGAGTTGCATGTTGAGGGAAACGAGGTTAGATTTGTTTCTATGCCTTCTGTAAGTACAGAAGTGAACCAAAGTCTATTGCCTAAG GTTCAGTTCAACCTTGAGCTATCAGAGAAGGAGCGCAGTGACAGGGCAAATGTTGTTCTTCCTTTTGAACATCAAG GAAAGGGTGAGCCTATCCGCATATATGATGGACGGCGATCTCTCCCAGAGGATCAAAGAGATCCCAATTTAACTGCATCTGCTCTCCTGGACGAAGTTCCAAAATCTGCCACTCCAAAGGGTGAAATTCATTACATTCGTGATTCTGATGATGAGCAACCTGACTCTGATGAAGACCCAGATGATGATTTGGATATTTGA